The Cucumis melo cultivar AY chromosome 6, USDA_Cmelo_AY_1.0, whole genome shotgun sequence genome includes a region encoding these proteins:
- the LOC103491888 gene encoding L-type lectin-domain containing receptor kinase IX.1-like, with protein sequence MASNLLLIFMLFLFLSPEIHSLSFQINNFHSNSNVVYDGDAKPINESITFNGELGWAIYTQNLLLCDHTNFKTHFSFLMKNNNNNSNGGLAFFLAPFEFSPPLNSSPSFLGLYNSTPLIQPSQSQILHVEFDTFPNPEWDPPFKHIGINKNSISSSIYSPWNSTNQKTLVWISYNSTAKNLSVSFNNENNNNYTTLSLQIDLMEILPEKVTIGFSAALVGDLSIEFWEFSSNLDGNYENDNEKSTDMNLLAVLIAWVGVFVIAIISIIIISLIRKKKKDDYEEHGAMKLASIYSDLNKEEALKPRRFSYTYLAMATDNFAKKRKLGEGGFGEVFEARLPGANKTVAVKKIFKSSRQGKREYISEVKIINGMKHKNLVQLIGWCHESSDDSEFLLVYEFVPNGTLHSHLFGDRPPLSWPIRYKISLGLASALLYLHEERENSVVHRDIKSSNVLLDSDFTAKLSDFGLARLAKHELNSKRPKLVGTFGYMAPEYISSRQASKESDIFSYGVVLLEIVSGKKCCDHSGKGLIELVWDAYGRGELVKAILDKKLGVEFVEEREVERLSMVGLWCVHPDSTQRPSIKQVIQVLSFQEAMPNLPLEMPLPTFNHASWVYKLNVAYPKENLSMTCNLNPLRS encoded by the exons ATGGCATCTAATCTACTCTTAATCTTcatgctctttctttttctttctcctgAAATTCATTCCCTTTCTTTCCAAATCAACAATTTCCATTCCAATTCCAACGTAGTTTATGATGGAGATGCAAAACCTATAAATGAGTCCATTACATTCAATGGTGAACTTGGTTGGGCCATTTACACCCAAAACCTCCTCCTTTGTGATCATACCAATTTCAAAACCCACTTCTCATTTCTCAtgaaaaacaacaacaacaatagcAATGGAGGATTGGCTTTTTTCCTTGCTCCGTTTGAATTCAGCCCACCACTTAATTCTTCTCCTTCCTTTCTTGGTCTATATAATTCCACTCCATTAATCCAACCATCTCAATCTCAAATTCTTCATGTAGAATTTGACACTTTCCCAAACCCTGAATGGGATCCCCCATTCAAACATATTGGCATCAACAAGAACTCAATTTCTTCATCAATTTATTCTCCATGGAATTCAACAAATCAAAAGACCCTTGTGTGGATTTCTTACAATTCAACAGCTAAAAATCTCAGTGTCTCATTCAACAACGAAAACAACAATAATTATACAACTCTTTCTCTTCAAATAGATCTGATGGAGATTCTTCCTGAAAAAGTGACAATTGGGTTTTCAGCTGCTTTGGTCGGGGATCTAAGCATTGAATTCTGGGAATTCTCAAGTAATTTAGATGGAAATTATGAAAATGATAACGAAAAATCCACAGATATGAATTTATTAGCAGTTCTAATAGCTTGGGTTGGTGTTTTTGTAATAGCAATCATTTCAATAATTATAATTTCATTaatcagaaagaagaagaaagatgattaTGAAGAACATGGAGCGATGAAATTGGCTTCAATTTATTCTGATCTGAACAAAGAAGAAGCTTTAAAACCGAGGAGATTCTCCTACACATATCTTGCTATGGCGACTGATAATTttgcaaagaaaagaaaattgggAGAAGGAGGGTTTGGGGAAGTGTTTGAAGCACGTTTGCCTGGTGCTAATAAAACAGTTGCAGTCAAGAAGATTTTCAAAAGCTCAAGACAGGGAAAAAGAGAGTACATTAGTGAAGTCAAGATTATAAATGGGATGAAGCACAAGAATTTGGTGCAACTTATTGGGTGGTGCCATGAGAGTAGTGATGATAGTGAGTTTCTTCTTGTCTATGAGTTCGTGCCAAACGGTACTCTCCATTCTCATCTCTTTGGAGATCGCCCTCCTCTCTCGTGGCCAATCAG GTACAAAATATCTTTAGGACTGGCATCAGCACTACTGTATCTCCACGAAGAGCGAGAGAATAGTGTTGTCCATAGAGATATCAAATCAAGCAATGTCCTACTCGATTCCGATTTCACCGCAAAGCTCAGCGACTTTGGATTAGCACGACTAGCAAAGCATGAACTCAACTCGAAAAGACCCAAGTTGGTAGGAACGTTTGGATACATGGCTCCTGAGTACATAAGCAGCCGTCAGGCAAGCAAAGAGTCGGACATATTCAGCTATGGAGTGGTTTTACTTGAGATTGTGAGTGGAAAAAAGTGTTGTGATCATTCAGGAAAGGGGCTGATAGAGTTGGTTTGGGATGCTTATGGAAGAGGAGAGTTAGTTAAAGCAATATTGGATAAAAAACTTGGAGTGGAATTTGTGGAGGAAAGAGAAGTTGAGCGTTTGAGTATGGTTGGACTGTGGTGTGTTCATCCTGATTCAACTCAAAGGCCATCTATTAAGCAAGTGATTCAAGTTCTTAGTTTTCAAGAGGCGATGCCTAATTTACCATTAGAAATGCCTCTTCCAACTTTTAATCATGCTTCCTGGGTTTATAAACTCAATGTCGCATATCCAAAGGAAAATTTGAGCATGACTTGCAATTTAAACCCTTTAAGATCTTAA
- the LOC103491841 gene encoding uncharacterized protein LOC103491841, with product MEHTHMYMLIYSLLHIVMELLPPIVFLFGSSMQSRGEVGGTSSPENVRREILELEFPDDGYNYLLYLRVIRNTGNGSTSYQNPKAKLNHVPLDEKAYYASRMIVSKVNFDANENVYEAASKIVGVRVQNVVDLEIAALLDDDDLLRFGSDVTMIYCDLVLMPFSMSFMISSFILEHFGLL from the exons ATGGAACACACACATATGTATATGCTTATTTATTCGTTACTTCATATTGTGATGGAACTGCTGCCACCGATCGTGTTTTTGTTTGGGTCATCTATGCAGTCTCGTGGGGAAGTTGGTGGAACGTCGTCACCAGAAAAtgtcagaagagagattttggAGCTTGAGTTCCCTGATGATGGTTACAATTATTTGCTGTATCTTCGGGTGATTAGGAATACTGGTAATGGTTCGACATCTTATCAGAACCCCAAGGCCAAGCTGAATCATGTTCCACTCGATGAGAAG GCTTATTACGCCTCAAGAATGATTGTTTCTAAAGTGAACTTTGATGCCAATGAGAACGTATACGAAGCTGCATCCAAGATTGTTGGAGTCAGGGTTCAAAATGTTGTTGACCTTGAAATAGCTGCCCTTCTTGATGACGATGATTTATTGCGGTTTGGTTCTGATGTGACGATGATTTATTGCGATTTGGTTCTGAT GCCTTTTTCTATGTCGTTCATGATCTCTAGCTTTATTCTGGAGCACTTTGGGCTGCTATAG